A stretch of DNA from Streptomyces rubradiris:
GCGCGGGGCCGCCGTCCGCCCCGGTGGTCCCGGTCAGCTCCGCCGACAGGCCGTGGACCGGGGCGAGTTCGGCGCTCACCCCGCCCTGGTCCGGCCAGCCCGTCACCCGGACCGGGGTCCCGGGTGCCGCGCCCGCCACCAGGTGGGCCCGCACCTCCACGGCTCCGCGCACCACCACCAGGCTGGTGACACCGGTCCCGGCGCCCACGGAGTGCCGGGAGGCGATCCAGCCCTCGCCCGTGCCGAGCGGCTCGATGCCCGTACGGCTCGGATCGCCGCCGACGATCACGCTGTTGTCGTACGACGGCTCGGGCGCGGTGGCGGTGGAGTAGGCGAGCCGGGTGTAGCAGGGGTCGTACCGGACGTCCTCGCTGCCGTGGTTGTGCAGCCGGACCAGTCCGTCCGAAGCGGTGGACTGGAGCAGCCAGTTGGGGACGGGCACCGGGTGGGCCGCGTCGGCGCGTTCGGCGGGGGCCGCCTCCTCCGGTGCCGTCCACACCTCGTGGCCGGGCGGCAGCAGCAGACCGAGGAAGCCCTTGCTCGCCCAGTACGGCGAGGCGGGGCCGGAGTAGCCCTGCACCAGCGAGGTGTCGGGGGCGAGCCAGCCGAGCGGCAGCAGGCCCCGCTCGTCGACCGCGCCGCCGTCCAGGAAGTACCGCAGGGCACCGGAGGCCAGGCGCCGGGTCTGTCCCGGGGGCAGCGGGGTGTGGCCGGTGAGCGCGCCCAGCCAGAGCGGGGCGGTGGTGGCGAACCGGTAGGTGAGGGAGCGGCCCTGGCGCAGCGGTGCGCCGTCGCCGCCGAACAGGTGGGCGTAGTCGGTGAGATGGCGGGAGAGCCGGCGGCCGTAGCGGTCGAGGAGGCCGGTGTCGCCCGCGAGCCAGGCGTGCAGGACCGGGTACAGGTGCATGGCCCAGCCGTTGTAGTAGTCGAACTTGCGGCCGTCGCCGTCGGTGTACCAGCCGTCGCCCGCGTACCAGGTCTCGATCCGCGCCAGGCCCCGGTCGATCGCGGCGCGGGCCGCCTCCTCGCGGTGGCCGATCTCCGCGAGGAAGCCGCCGACGGTGACCGGGAACAGCTCCCAGTTGCACGGCCAGGGCTCGGCGGTGAGGGCGTCCGCCAGCCAGTCGGCGGTGCGCCGGCGCACGGGGCCGGCCAGCCGGTCCCACAGCAACGGCCGGGTCAGCCGCAGGGCGAGCGCGATCGAGGCGGCCTCCACCAGCGGCTGGCTCCGGTCGGTGATCCGGGGCCAGACCCCGCCGGGGCCGGTGGCGAGGCCGTCGGCGTACCGGCCGAGGGCGGTCTCGTCGCGGCGGAACGCGGCCAGCAGCAGGGTGCGGGCGTAGCCTTCGAGGCCGTCGGAGAGGCGGCCGGAGCTGCTCACCTGGTCGCCGGGGAGGTGGTAGAGGGCGCGGTCGGGGGTCGCGTACGGCTCGACGGCGGCGAGGAGCCGGTCGGCGGCGGCCTCCCAGTGGGCGCGGGTGTAGCCGGTGTACGGGCTCACCTCGCGGTCGTCGGCGGGGAGTTCGATCACGGCGGTGGCTGTCCTTCCTCGGCGGGAACCCGGGACGCCCCGGTTCCGGTCGGGGCGCCCCGGGGCCTGTCACACCCGTACCCTGCCCTCGGGGACCAGGCGGCGGGCGAGCAGTTCGTCGCGGACCAGGCCCGCGAAGACGGTGGCGCCGTGCACGGAGGTGTGCGTGTTGTCGCGCTTCTCGTTGTACAGGTACAGCGCCTTGGAGGCTTCCGGGCCGAGGGACTCCACCAGGGCCTTGGTCTTCGCGGTGAGGTCGATCAGCGGGACGTTTTCGGCGGCGGCGACCGAGCGGATGACGGCCGGGTGGTCGACGCCGAGGCCGTTGACGAGCAGGGCGGTGTCGTTGTCCAGGGTGCCGTCGGCGTTGAACCAGCGGCGCACGACGGGGGTGACGAGCACGGGTTCGCCGCCCCGGTCCCGGACACCGGCGACCAGGGTCTCCAGGTTGGCGCGGTAGGTGGCCTCGTCGGTGGTCTTGTCGTTGTGGGCGAGCTGGACGAGGACGAGGTCGCCGGGGCGGATCAGCGGCCGGACGGCGGCCCACAGCCGTGGATCCCGGAGGTAGGTGACCGTGCTCTCGCCGGAGTCGGCGTGGTTGGCGACGGACAGGCCCTTGCGCAGGTACTGCGGGAGTTGCTGGCCCCAGCCGGAGTAGGGGTCGGCGGGCTGGTCGCAGACCGTGGAGTCGCCGATGAGGAGGAGCCGGCGGGCGATGGGGGTCCCCCCGCGCGAGCGAGGCCGGGCGTGGGGGAGGGCCGGGGTGACCCGGATGGCGTCGAGGGCGGGCGCGGAGCCGCCGAGTGCCAGGTCCAGGCCGGGGGTTCCGGCGGCGCCGGTCGGTTCCCCCTCGGGGGTGCGGACGTCGACGGTGAAGCTGCGGGTGGTGTGCCGGCCGGCCGGGACGGCGGTCTCCGGCAGCAGGGTGCGGCGGGTCTCGCCGGTGACGCGGGTGGCGGAGGCCGTGGGGCCGCCGAGCCGGACGGTCACGTCGTAGGTGCCCGGCGGGACGTCGAAGTGGCAGGCGGTGGCGGTGCAGTGCTCGATGCCGGGCGGCCGTCCGCTGTGCGCCCGGGCGGGGGTCGTCAGGACCGCGCCGAGGGCGAGGGCGGCCAGGGTGGCACCGCGCAAGGTGGTGAAACGTCTCACTGAAGGCTCCTCGGCGGTCGGCGACATCCGGCGGCTGGACCGTACCGCTAGTGACAAGCGCTTTCTAGACCTGAGGAGAAATTCGCACGATCACTGTCCCGAGACGTGTGCAAGCCCTTTTGCGAAAACGATTCAACTGTCACCCTGCCAGTCACCCGCACACCCGGACCTCCCGAAGGAGGCACCCCCATGTCCGGATCCCCCGCCGAGGCGGTCACGCGCCGCGCCTTCGTCGCCGGCACCGCGGCCGTCGCCGGCACGGCCGCCCTCGCCGGTCCGCTCGCCGGTACCGCCGTCGCCGCCGGCTTCGGCTGGCGCGACGACGGCGCGAACTACGTCGTCGACACCGGCGCGGCCCTGGTCTTCAAGGTCTCCAAGTCCACCGGAGACCTGACCTCGCTGGTCCACAAGGGCACCGAATACCAGGGCTACGGCGGCAAGAACTCGCACATCGAGTCCGGTCTCGGCAGCTCCACGGTGACCCTGGCCCAGTCCGGCTCCACCATCCTGATCTCCGTCACCCATGGCACACTGCGCCACTACTACGCGGCCCGCAGCGGCGAGAACCACATCTACCTGTGGACGAACAAGGCCGACTCCTCGGTCAGCGCGACCCGCTTCATCCTGCGCGTCAGGGCGGGCCTGTTCCTCAACGACGAGCCCGACTCCTACACCTACACGACCGGCACCATCGAGGCGTCGGACGTCTTCGCCAAGTCCGACGGGCAGACCCGGTCCAAGCACTACTCCAAGGTGCGGGTCGTCGACTACGACTACACCGGCTGGTCCGCCGCCGGCGTCGGCCTGTGGATCGTGCGCAGCAACCACGAGAAGGCGTCCGGCGGCCCCTTCTACCGCTCGCTGCTGCGCCACCAGAGCGCCGACGGCGGCGGGCTGTACGAGATCCTGTACTACGGGGAGAACCAGACGGAGGCCGAGCGCTACGGGCTCCAGGGCCCGTACGTCATCGCGTTCACCGACGGCGGGGCACCCCCGGCCGCCCTGTACCCCGGCACGCTGACCACCCCGTGGGCCGACTCCCTGGGCATCGCCGGCTACGTGCCGGAGAGCGGCCGGGGCCGTGTCGCCGGGGTCGGCATCGCCGGGCGGGACACGGCGTACCCGTACACCGTGGGCCTGGCCAACCCTTCGGCCCAGTACTGGGCTCCGGCGCGCGCCTCGGACGGGTACTTCTCGGTCTCCCGCGTCCTGCCGGGCACGTACACGCTGACCGTCTACAAGGGCGAACTGGCCGTCCACAGTGCCCAGGTGACCGTCACGGCGGGTACGACGACCACGCTGAACACGCTCACCGTCCCCGCGTCCAACGACCCGTCCCGGGCGAGCGCGATCTGGCGGATCGGGGACTGGGACGGCACCCCGAGCGGGTTCAAGAACGCGGAGCTGATGACGTACGCCCATCCGTCCGACGTGCGGGCCGCGCCGTGGACCGGGAACGTGGTGATCGGCAGCGGCACCGAGACATCCGGCTTCCCCTGCTATCTGTGGAAGGGCGTCAACAGCGGCCTGCTCGTCTATTTCCGGCTCACCGCCGCGCAGGCCGCCGCCGCGCACACCCTGCGGATCGGCGTGACGACGGCCTACGCCAACGGCCGGCCACGGGTCACGGTCAACGACACCTGGACCTCGGCGATCCCCTCCCCGCCCGCCCAGCCGACCACGCGTTCCCTGACGGTGGGCTCGTACCGGGGCAACAACCACACCTTCACCTACAGCGTCCCGGCCGCCGCCTGGCGCACGGACACCGGCCAGTACAACGTGCTGCGGATCGACGTGGTGAGCGGTTCGGGGACCACGGGCTACCTCAGCGCCGGCACGGCCGTCGACGCCATCGACCTCTTGCCCTGACGTACCATCAACTCCCTAGTCGCCACTGCTGGTTGGCAGCTCCGTTGCACGCGTAGGTGATGACCGCGGCCGAGTCGGCGGTGGATCCGCCGGAGACGTCCAGGCACTCCCCGCTCGCGCGGGACTTGAGGGTGACGTAGGAGCCGGACGCGGTGAGGGACCACTGCTGGGCGGTGGCGCCGGTGCAGTCCTCCTGGGTGACGCCGCTCGCGCTCTCCTGGAGGCACAGGGAACCGCCCCGGCCCACCAGCGCCCGGTAGCCGTTGCCGAGGTCCTTGGACCACCACTTCTGGTTGGTGCCGCCGTTGCAGCCGTACTGGCTGATCGCCACGCCCTGCCACAGCGACTGGCCCGGCACGTCGGCGCACTTGGAACTGTGCCGGGCGATCAGCGTGTTGTAGGCCGCGGCAGTGCCGGTGACGGTGCCGGCCGTGGTGTCGACGGTGATCTCCGGGTACCAGGACATGGTCATCGAGGTGGCGCTGGGGAAGGCCAGCGGCAGCCACACGTAGCGGGAGTCGTTCACCTTCCCGCCGAAGGAGTTGCCCCAGCGGTCACCCAGGTACAGGTACGAGGTACCCGAAGTGCCCTGCACGGGAAGGACGTAGGCGGTCTGCGAGCCGTAGGCGGTGGAGTCGCCGACGGCCTTCCAGGACGTCCACGGCCCGGCGAGGGAGGTGGCGGTCGCGTACTGCTGCTGGTTGGGGTTCCAGCCGGTGGCGCCCGAGGTGAGCATGAAGTACACGCCGCCGCGCTTGAACAGGGCCGGTGCCTCGCGGTGGCCGCCGGGCCAGGGGTTGGCGACCAGGCCGGCGATGCCCGTGTAGTCGGCGGTGAGCCGGTAGATGTGCAGGTCGTAGTTCTCGTTGGCCGCCGAGACCATATAGGCGGTGCCGTCGGTGTCGACGTAGGTGGTCAGGTCGCGGGACATGTACCGGCCGAGCGGGCGGAAGCTGCCCCGGTAGGTGTAGCTGCCGTCGACCGTGTCGGAGACGGCGACGGCGGCGCGTGCCTCGCCGTAGTCGGTGCCGTTCTCCTTGTGCATCCACATCACGAACTTGCCGGTGGCCGCGTTGTAGACGACCTTGGGGCGTTCGATGTAGGCGGTGGACAGCTCGGCGGCGGAGGACCGGGTGAGGACGCGGGCGCGGAACTCCCAGTTCTTCAGGTCGGTGGAGCGGTAGGCGTTCACGGACCTGAAGGTGTTGTCGCTGTTGCGGTCCTCGCCGAACCAGTAGTAGGAGCCGCCCACTTCGATCACCCCGCCGCCGTGGGCGTGCACCGGATTGCCCGACGTGTCGGTGAACTGCGTGCCGTTGGCGATGGTCCCCTGCGCCGCCCGGGCGGGTCCGGCGGTCGCCAGGGCGGCGGCGAGGGCGCAGCACAGGGCGAGCAGGACGGCGTACGCGCGTCTCATCTCACGCCCCTTCCTTCGCGGTGTCGGCCACGGGGACGCCGAAGTCGGGGGTGCCGTCCGGCTTCCAGCCGAGCTTCTGGATCCGGGTGTGCCGGTTGGGGTCGTGCAGCGGGTCGCCGGTGATCTCCTTGTACTGGCGGGCGTGGTAGACGAGGACGTCGGTACGGCCGTCCTCGGCGACGGTGAAGCAGTTGTGCCCGGGGCCGTACTGCCCCGTGCTGTCGTCGCTGGTGAACACCGGGACGGGCGACTTGTTCCAGCTGCGGGCGTCCAGCAGGTCGGCGTGGGCGTCGGCGGTCAGCAGGCCCACGCAGTAGTGCCAGTCGGTGGCGCTGGCCGAGTAGGTGAGGAAGATCCGGCCGTTGCGCTTGAGGACGTACGGACCCTCGTTGACCTTGTAGCCGACGCACTCCCAGTCGTACTCCGGTGTGGACAGGCGAACTTGGGGGCCGGTGAGGGTCCACGGGCCGGCCATCTCCGAGATCCACAGGGCCGTGTTGTTGTCCATGCCGGGCTCGTGCTGGGCCCAGACCAGATAGCGGGTGCCGCGGTGCTGGAAGGTGGTGGCGTCCAGGGAGAAGGTCTCCCAGGCGGTTCTGATCTGGCCCCGCTCCACCCACGTGCCCTGGAACGGGTCGGGGTGCGCGTTCTCCAGCACCCACATGCGGATGGCCCACACGTCCTCGGCGGGGGCCGAGGCGAAGTAGATGTACCACTTGCCGCCGATCCGGTGCAGCTCGGGCGCCCATATGTGGGCGCCCATCGGACCGGTCGCGTGCGCCCGCCAGATCACCGACTCGGCGGCCGTGGACAGCCCGTTCAGGGTGCGGGCGCGGCGCAGGACGATGCGGTCGTACTCGGGGACGGTCGCCGTGAAGTAGTAGCGGCCGTCGGTGTGGCGGGTGATGTGCGGGTCGGCGCGCTGGAGGACGAGCGGGTTCGCGTACGGAGTCGCCGCCGGGTGCTTCTTCGGGTGCGGCTTCGGGCCGGTCGCCCGCGCGGGGGCCGCCTGGGCGGGGCCGGGCGTGACGGCCAGGGCGCCGGCGGCGAGCGCGGCGCCCTTGAGCACCGTTCTACGGCCGGGGGTGTCGGGCAGGTCGTGGTCGCGGCTCATGCGGACCGCCTCTCGATCGTTCGACATTTCGCACTGCATCTGTGATTCCGAACGCCGAAAAGGTACGGGCGGGCAACGGGAGGGTCAATGGGGCGGACACCAGGACCCCCGGTCCCGCGCCGTCCTGCTTCGACTAGCGTCGTGACCATGACCAGCGACACCTCCCCCAGCCTCGCCGACGCCCTCGCCGCCGGGACGGTCGTGCTCGACGGCGGCATGTCCAACCAGCTGGAGTCGGCCGGGCACGACCTGAGCGACGAGCTGTGGTCGGCGCGGCTGCTCGCCGAGCGGCCCGAGGCGGTCGCCGAGGCCCACCTCGCCTACTTCCGGGCGGGCGCGAGCGTGGCGATCACGGCCAGCTACCAGGCAACCTTCGAGGGCTTCGGCAAGCGGGGCATCGGCCGGGCGGAGGCCGCGCGGCTGCTCGCCCGCAGCGTGGACCTGGCCCGCACGGCGGCCCGGCAGGCGGCGGACGCGGGCGTGCGGCGACCGCTGTGGGTGGCGGCCTCGGTCGGACCGTACGGGGCGATGCTCGCGGACGGCTCCGAGTACCGGGGCCGGTACGGGCTGGGCGTGGCCGAGCTGGAGCGGTTCCACCGGCCCCGGATCGAGACGCTGGCCGCCGCCGCGCCGGACGTGCTGGCCCTGGAGACCGTGCCGGACGCCGACGAGGCCGCCGCGCTGCTGCGGGCGGTGCGCGGGCTGGGGGTGCCGGCCTGGCTGTCGTACACGGTCGACGGGCGGCGGACGCGGGCCGGCCAGCCCCTGGAGGAGGCGTTCGCGCTCGCCGCCGACGCGGAGGAGGTGATCGCGGTGGGTGTGAACTGCTGCGCGCCCGGGGACGTGGGGCCCGCCGTGGAGATCGCGGCGCGCGTCACCGGCAAACCGGTCGTGGCCTACCCCAACAGCGGCGAGGGCTGGGACGCCGGGGCACGTGCCTGGCGTGGCGGGGCGACGTTCGGCGCGGCCCAGGTCACGGCGTGGCGCGAGGCGGGGGCTCGGCTGATCGGCGGGTGCTGCCGGGTGGGGCCGGAGAGCATCGGCGAGATCGCGCGGACACTGGACGCGGCCTGAGCGCAGTCCCCCGCCGGGGGGACGCGGAGGCACCGGCGCCGCTCGGTGGTGCGCCGATCGGCGCGCGCGGAGAACGCGAGCGCCACGGCGGCGCCCTTGGCTCGAACAACGCCCCCGTACTCCGATGGCGACGCGTTGTCACATCCGTACCATGAGTCTGGCTGGTTCCTCCCCAGCACAGGAGGTTCGTCATGCGTCGCATCGGCACGACAGGCGCCACGCTCGCCATCGCCGGACTGTTCGCGCTCGCGGCTCCGGGCCAGGCCCTCGCCGCCCACGGAGACCTCGTGCTGAACGGGGTCGTCCACCCCGACCCCACCGGCTGTTTCAACGCTCAGCGGGTGACCGACGCCGTCAACAACACGGACACGCCCGCCCTGGTGTACGGCGGGGCCGAC
This window harbors:
- a CDS encoding DUF2264 domain-containing protein — encoded protein: MELPADDREVSPYTGYTRAHWEAAADRLLAAVEPYATPDRALYHLPGDQVSSSGRLSDGLEGYARTLLLAAFRRDETALGRYADGLATGPGGVWPRITDRSQPLVEAASIALALRLTRPLLWDRLAGPVRRRTADWLADALTAEPWPCNWELFPVTVGGFLAEIGHREEAARAAIDRGLARIETWYAGDGWYTDGDGRKFDYYNGWAMHLYPVLHAWLAGDTGLLDRYGRRLSRHLTDYAHLFGGDGAPLRQGRSLTYRFATTAPLWLGALTGHTPLPPGQTRRLASGALRYFLDGGAVDERGLLPLGWLAPDTSLVQGYSGPASPYWASKGFLGLLLPPGHEVWTAPEEAAPAERADAAHPVPVPNWLLQSTASDGLVRLHNHGSEDVRYDPCYTRLAYSTATAPEPSYDNSVIVGGDPSRTGIEPLGTGEGWIASRHSVGAGTGVTSLVVVRGAVEVRAHLVAGAAPGTPVRVTGWPDQGGVSAELAPVHGLSAELTGTTGADGGPALFVALARLTGEAEPRPLSGLVTVVVGEDEREVRVSWPGGPAMAFRFTAEDRKWSVAPR
- a CDS encoding rhamnogalacturonan acetylesterase — its product is MRRFTTLRGATLAALALGAVLTTPARAHSGRPPGIEHCTATACHFDVPPGTYDVTVRLGGPTASATRVTGETRRTLLPETAVPAGRHTTRSFTVDVRTPEGEPTGAAGTPGLDLALGGSAPALDAIRVTPALPHARPRSRGGTPIARRLLLIGDSTVCDQPADPYSGWGQQLPQYLRKGLSVANHADSGESTVTYLRDPRLWAAVRPLIRPGDLVLVQLAHNDKTTDEATYRANLETLVAGVRDRGGEPVLVTPVVRRWFNADGTLDNDTALLVNGLGVDHPAVIRSVAAAENVPLIDLTAKTKALVESLGPEASKALYLYNEKRDNTHTSVHGATVFAGLVRDELLARRLVPEGRVRV
- a CDS encoding rhamnogalacturonan lyase B N-terminal domain-containing protein; translated protein: MSGSPAEAVTRRAFVAGTAAVAGTAALAGPLAGTAVAAGFGWRDDGANYVVDTGAALVFKVSKSTGDLTSLVHKGTEYQGYGGKNSHIESGLGSSTVTLAQSGSTILISVTHGTLRHYYAARSGENHIYLWTNKADSSVSATRFILRVRAGLFLNDEPDSYTYTTGTIEASDVFAKSDGQTRSKHYSKVRVVDYDYTGWSAAGVGLWIVRSNHEKASGGPFYRSLLRHQSADGGGLYEILYYGENQTEAERYGLQGPYVIAFTDGGAPPAALYPGTLTTPWADSLGIAGYVPESGRGRVAGVGIAGRDTAYPYTVGLANPSAQYWAPARASDGYFSVSRVLPGTYTLTVYKGELAVHSAQVTVTAGTTTTLNTLTVPASNDPSRASAIWRIGDWDGTPSGFKNAELMTYAHPSDVRAAPWTGNVVIGSGTETSGFPCYLWKGVNSGLLVYFRLTAAQAAAAHTLRIGVTTAYANGRPRVTVNDTWTSAIPSPPAQPTTRSLTVGSYRGNNHTFTYSVPAAAWRTDTGQYNVLRIDVVSGSGTTGYLSAGTAVDAIDLLP
- a CDS encoding RICIN domain-containing protein; translation: MRRAYAVLLALCCALAAALATAGPARAAQGTIANGTQFTDTSGNPVHAHGGGVIEVGGSYYWFGEDRNSDNTFRSVNAYRSTDLKNWEFRARVLTRSSAAELSTAYIERPKVVYNAATGKFVMWMHKENGTDYGEARAAVAVSDTVDGSYTYRGSFRPLGRYMSRDLTTYVDTDGTAYMVSAANENYDLHIYRLTADYTGIAGLVANPWPGGHREAPALFKRGGVYFMLTSGATGWNPNQQQYATATSLAGPWTSWKAVGDSTAYGSQTAYVLPVQGTSGTSYLYLGDRWGNSFGGKVNDSRYVWLPLAFPSATSMTMSWYPEITVDTTAGTVTGTAAAYNTLIARHSSKCADVPGQSLWQGVAISQYGCNGGTNQKWWSKDLGNGYRALVGRGGSLCLQESASGVTQEDCTGATAQQWSLTASGSYVTLKSRASGECLDVSGGSTADSAAVITYACNGAANQQWRLGS
- a CDS encoding family 43 glycosylhydrolase, with amino-acid sequence MSRDHDLPDTPGRRTVLKGAALAAGALAVTPGPAQAAPARATGPKPHPKKHPAATPYANPLVLQRADPHITRHTDGRYYFTATVPEYDRIVLRRARTLNGLSTAAESVIWRAHATGPMGAHIWAPELHRIGGKWYIYFASAPAEDVWAIRMWVLENAHPDPFQGTWVERGQIRTAWETFSLDATTFQHRGTRYLVWAQHEPGMDNNTALWISEMAGPWTLTGPQVRLSTPEYDWECVGYKVNEGPYVLKRNGRIFLTYSASATDWHYCVGLLTADAHADLLDARSWNKSPVPVFTSDDSTGQYGPGHNCFTVAEDGRTDVLVYHARQYKEITGDPLHDPNRHTRIQKLGWKPDGTPDFGVPVADTAKEGA
- the mmuM gene encoding homocysteine S-methyltransferase, with amino-acid sequence MTSDTSPSLADALAAGTVVLDGGMSNQLESAGHDLSDELWSARLLAERPEAVAEAHLAYFRAGASVAITASYQATFEGFGKRGIGRAEAARLLARSVDLARTAARQAADAGVRRPLWVAASVGPYGAMLADGSEYRGRYGLGVAELERFHRPRIETLAAAAPDVLALETVPDADEAAALLRAVRGLGVPAWLSYTVDGRRTRAGQPLEEAFALAADAEEVIAVGVNCCAPGDVGPAVEIAARVTGKPVVAYPNSGEGWDAGARAWRGGATFGAAQVTAWREAGARLIGGCCRVGPESIGEIARTLDAA